In the Eptesicus fuscus isolate TK198812 chromosome 22, DD_ASM_mEF_20220401, whole genome shotgun sequence genome, GAGAGCCTCCAGCCTCTTCTGGGggatccctctctcctctcgcagtaGGGAGAGCCTCcggccccttctggggggtctctctctcctctctctcgggtatctcgctggggcctccaaatgttgtggggtcaaaccctggagtcagaataagaccactggaggctgctgattgattaaaaaaagcaggcaaggatttattgagctggccaggatggccgtgagagcaccacacgcaggtggagtccacacTCACGACTgcgctgtcccaggtgtaggcactCCTTTTGAAGGtctaaaccacaaaaattttcctttgttctaaattctaaatgctgggaacaacccgcaaagggggggggggggtcccagccACATCCTACTGGAcatggaatgtggccctatcctGCGAAAGCAAATTTTGCATGAGTCAATGGGAATCAAtgtcctgtagtcctggtccacaggcacaggaaaattacctttgtgagtttccaggtctcagtttggaagctgaggtaactaccctattgtttaagcaagtaagtgcgtgcagaagccagaatagcagggttaaaattcaaacagcagtttttacctaagtatggttgctaccatacttcatctGTTGACAAATATTTAATCCAAAAGGTATTTGTCAAGGTGTCCTTGTATGTTCCAAGGACTGTCCCAGAATGTGGAAAACGTCCTGTGGATTAGAAGGGTCAAGGTCGTTCCCCAAACATCTGGACAATGGTTGTTAGTCAAATGTCAGTGTgcatgaaagaggaaaatatggACCCGAGGTCATCAACGAGAGGACAGGTTTTCCCGACTACATTTTAGAGTCTGGGGACATTCGGCGAGGGCGGAGGATAAGAAATGAGGAGAAAGGATGCACTCAGGCATCTTCTCCCAAGCAGGGGCTGACACTCTTCCTCAGTAGCTGCTGGGGAATTGCCATTTTGTAGTTACTTTTTCaggaggttgttttgtttttgttttgatttgtttttacagAGGTCACAGTGGAAAGCATTCAATCTCAAAAAGAGATTAAATGATGCAATTTAAGTGGTTAACAAAGAGTCAGATAGATGTTAGCAGTCACCAACATCACAGCTAGcacttactgagcatttactatgttccaggccACATAGGCTGGGCATTTTAgttgcattttctcatttaatccccataaAAAAATCCAATGAGGTAGGAGCTATTATTTCCCCTTTTTAACGATGAGGAACTCATCCTCTCAAGGTCACTCTTAGGTGGCTGACTCCCAAACCAGCTCTTCAATCTCGCTGGCTACCTGCTGTCTGAGGTGTGTGTGCCTGCCGCAGAGCAGACAGTTCCCGAGCCACAGCAGATGGCTCGAGGACCACTGGCAATGGCCGTGACTGTCCTGTGTGCCTGCTAGACACCCGGGATACGAACACGACAAAGCCACAGCTCCTGCCCTCGATGAAACCAGGGCTGGCAGGACCCAGACAAACAAACAAGGGTCCACCCTGTGAAAGGCACACGGGCAGGTCGGGCTCTGGACCAGGACCAAACCCAGGTGTAAGGAGAAGTCCTGTTCCTGGGGGAGCGGAGGGTGGGGGCTCAGGTCAGGCTGCTCAGATACAGCCAGAAAGTCCAGATGAGAAGCAGCAGGTTCTGGACGCCTGGTGCAGACACTCCTGATGGGGGGCTTTCCCCAGTTCTCCAATGAGGAGGGCTTGCTAATTAAGAGCCCAAGCACCCCGTTGTTTTTCTTGAGTGGCTCCATTCCATCGTCATTTCCTCTGTTGATTTGATAAGAATTTCATCAATTATTTATGCAACCAGGCAGTCATgtgatacatatttattgagtgcctactctgtgccgTGGGGATCTAGAGCAGAGGTGGCCATGGAGGCAACATTCCTGCTCTCCGGGAACTCACCTGCCAGCCGGGACACAATGAACAAGTCACTAAATGAACATACGTGGTGAGTTCCCTGTGCGACGATTGCTGTGACAGAAACAGGCAGGACTGTCCACGGAGAGGAAGGCCTCTTAGAAAGAGTGGTCAAGGAGGCACCTCCAAGAGTGACAGCTGAGTGGAGATCTGGATGGGCATGAGGTGGCCACATCCCTACTGAGGGAACAGCATTTTGGGCGTGGGGAATAGGCGGTGCAGACAGACCCTGAGGGGAGGTGCTTCAAACTGGGGGTTTGCAGACCTGAAACCCAACAACCTAGGGATCccagctgcctgtcactacttgagccagttcagcagagacagggttgaatcatatatgaatgtttattccaattgtggacgaaaggagtcacctgctgacctgacaagctcagggaaggcctgtgtggcagtcttgcaaactcagagacctaaaataaccacaaaggatggtttggaaattaaatatttaactacaaacaggttatagtgggtagtcatgtcctaggccgatattttccctgacaaagatcaacttagatcttctttactgagcccatttgcctttttgccactacgataacatatctgtgagatgtctgggtaacttgtaacttcctctttaCCCCGgactcctcagggcacaacaaatggcaccgggacattccctcattgttattgttttcaagttaactgtcaactgttaattacgttaaagtatcctgtatccatctctgtaagaggagcacatgtccatcatttcacttttcaccctaccccagaggtttccctgctttgctttgtcccacctccctaatctatcaccaatggatttcatgtaactcacctacgtccctttcctttgatttcaatgtataaatatagatgtaaccctgcattctccggagcattatctcaattcattgaggttctgcttcccggcatatgtccacagtttggctcaaataaactcacaacaaattctttacaggtttcaatgttttttttccccattaacacAATCCTGCAGCAGGTCGTCCACAAAGATCTGCTCTGCGAggtgagggggtggtgggggagctcctataagccagctgcttacattgggtaggacaaagattacatggagaagtaggcaaaaggaaaaagaatgggtATGCAAGATGGTGTTACAGTGGGGAAATGGGCAATGGGGTTGGGGCGGGACTCCactgtttgggcaacaaggttgttaatctttccatgataataggcagttcttcaATGAGAATGGAAGGCATTCCAAGGTAGACTCCCgggtccaaggctgactcccaggggCAAGGTTGACTGCCAGGTCCTGGTGggcgtacaactcccagccaggttagaatgtgctttctttaatcagaacaaaacaatcctggataacagagcatgattaatatttcttataattatagctaggtcccaatattctatttctgccctcaAAAGAGCGACTTGTCCTGCTCTGATGCAGGAGACCAAGCCCGGGCACTGTTTTGTGGTGCAGCTGTAGTAGGGCCTGTTGTGGTTTTGTCCACCAGCACTAAGTGGTGCAGcaataaacaacaaataactTTTTATGTTCTTGCAAACAAATTATTCCAACTATGAAACTTACAAAGGGCACcttaatagaaaaatagaatctaGAGCCAGAAGAGATGTCAGATTGTCTAACCCAACTCCTCCTTTTACTCTAGATGAAAAAACAGGCCCCAAAAGGTGAGGCGAAAGCCCCAGGGCCACATGGCTCGACAGTGGCAGAGCAGGTTGGGACTCCAACTTTGAAATCACAGACATGTTTTCCCCTTCACAGGTTTAGGAGGAACTATTCGTCACTGGCAGGCACTCACACTATTTGGATGGAgtatttgttttgaaaatgatacATCGGATTTTCCTGCTCTGAAATTTCTCCCACGTAGCATTCCATCTAGCTAGATGCTTTTCCAAATTCGGTCGTTGGAAAGGAAACCAACCTGGTGTAAGGGTTGTTCACAACCCCTTGACCTGAATGTGAAAGCCGTGGGTATGACATCCGGGCCCCCGGAGCAAATAGCTTGTTCCCGTACCCAAGTTCTGACCTGGGAACCTGGGAACCTGGGAATCTGGGCTGCTGAGAGGGAGCTGAGTGGGAGACGGGAAGTGGAGACTCTGACTCACACACCTGTGGCCCACCCTTGCTCACATGACTGGCCCCAGCTGCTGGGTGACATGACTTCACCTGTAGAACAACAGCCTCCAGGGCCAGAGCCAGAACCGCCGGCTGACACACTCCTGCATGGCACAAGGGGCAGCATTCATGACGACTAAGGTGGGATCTTGAGGCCAAAAGATTGAACTCACTCTGAGGACGTAGGACAAAGCTCACAATTATAAAGGATGTAGGTCAGGCGGTATGAGCTCAGACCATCCCAGAacctcaggaggaggaggcaccCCTGAATGGAAAGGACCTTgttgggaggagagaaggaaacgGTACTTACGTGGGGTGAGGAGAGTCATAGGGGCAAGGCATTTGCGAAAGCATTGACCCCCAAGCCTGATGACTTAACAGGTCCCCAAATGGTTTGGATGAGTTCAAATTCGCGCACGGAATACCGTCCGAGAGAGGCTAGGACTAGTGTATGGGCCCTAAACTTGGGCCCTGTTCCGTATCCCTGGCACCTTGCGCTTTGGTGCGGACAGTGAAGCAAGCAGAAAAGGGAAACTTGTGTAGAAAATGCAGCATTTCCTCGAGGAGGCCAGAGACCCATACCCTAAGGTGCCCCAGGAAGGCGCCCGGGTCTgcgcgcgtgtgcgtgcgtgtgcgcgcGGAGAGTGTCCTTTCCCAGAGGACGACGTAGGCAGGTTGCTTCATTTTTTTGAGCCCGGGTTTCTCGAGTGTCAAACAAAAcaacttcccactggggatcattTCCCAATCTTTACAGATAGGCGGGCGGAGCTTGGGGAAGACTGACAGACCAAGCCCGCAGGTTGCTGGGCGACCAGggacccgcccctcctcccccggctCCGATTGGCTCCTCTCGAAAGGGGCGTGACCTGCCCAGCGGTGGGCGTGGTCCCGACAGGGTTAACACGGGGCCCGGAGGGCGCGGGCCGGGACTGTCGCCCGAGTCACCGCCATGGCCGGGCCTGTCCAAGGTTCCGCGCGCGCGCTGCTCGCCGCCCTGCTGGCGCCGGCGCTGGTGGCCCTGGTGGCGCTGCTGGTGGCCCCGGCGCGGGGCCGAGGCGGCCGGGACCACGGGGACTGGGACGCCGCCGGGCTGATGCCGCCGCTGCCGCCCCGCGAGGACGCGGCGCGCGTGGCCCGCTTCGTGACGCACGTCTGCGACTGGGGCGCGCTGGCCACCATCTCCACGCAGGAGGCGGTGCGCGGCTGGGCCTTCGCCGACGTCCTGTCGCTCAGCGACGGGCCCCCGGGCGCGGGCAGCGGCGTGCCCTACTTCTACCTGAGCCCCATGCAGCAGCTGGTGGGCAACCTGCAGGTGAGCGTGGGCACCCGGGCCGTGGGCCAGGCTTTCCACTGTCACCTGCACCCGCCCCGGGCAACCACCCCTGACGCTGGGCTCCACAGGGAAAGCTACAGGGCACTGAGGTTGTTGGGAGGTTAAGCACTTCCTAAGGGTTTCTCTTGCCTACCCCGCCTTCTGAATTAAGAACCTTCCCTTCTGCACCAAGAGGCTGGCATCCAACGTGTAGACGGTGACAGTGGTTATAGCAACCTGTAGGCCTCCTGCGCACATTGCCACCTCGGCGGGAGGCAGAACTGATGGGAAATCCATCCCCCTCGCTCTTTGCCCACCTTTTAGGGCCGGGGACCCCTGCCCTCCCAAGAGAGGTGTCAGACATGCAACCGGGGACGCTAGAGCCACACAGAGTCTCCCACTGAAGCTCGATTAGGTGGAGGGTCTTTTGACAAAGATCCCAGATTGGAGGTTAACTGGGTAAAGACAACGAAGTTGGTAAAGATAAGATGAAAGAAAGTGATATTTTGATTAAAGCACCCACTATGCGCCAGGGGACCCTCACTTTCCAGTCCTTGTCTCTTGATGGCGCTTTGAGGAGGTGTTCCTGTCCTTACTTTGAGGCTTAGGCGGTTAAGGAACTCTCCCAACGCCAGTGGCCAGACAGGAATTTCaccccaggtccatgccctttgCAACACAGCCCACAGGCTCAGGAACTGAATATGTCCACCAACCAGTTCTCCTTCGCCCACACAAggttctgttttgtgttttaaaataaaactgagttAGTTCCAtcctttaaaaattgagatttcaGTTAAAAATCTAAACTTGTAACTTCTTGAAAAATTGGAAGATCAGGTGACAGTGGGAGCCGCACTGTCTGAGCAAAAACAGAAGCAGCTGCCTCCTTAGCCCAggcaccgcccccgccccgcccttcgCCATCTTATTCCCAGCCCACTCTGCTCCGGAGCGTGTGCTCAAAGCAGGCTCATTCCACTCCGTCAGTGGGGCTCAACCTCGGCTGCGAATACAGGCACCTGGGAGGACTTTTAAACACGATGctaaggcattttttaaaaaaatcctcacccgaggatatttttccattgatttgtagagagagtgggagagggagagagaaacattgatgtgagagagacacacatcttGATGGGGGCTCaaggtcgagcctgcaaccaagatacgtgcccttgatcggaacccttgatcagaatcgagcctgggacccttcagtctgcgagCCAACACTCTACAAggcattttattaaaatgcatttcactaAAAAACAGCCCCCTCCCATCCCGATGCTTCTGATGGGGGGAggtgttgagaaccactgctgtgcATGATACGTTTAAACTTGTGAGGGAGACAGGCTCAGAGGGGCAGGGTCTCAGCCCAGGTCTGGCTGGTCTGGGAAGAGACAGACCCTGCCCAGGATTGCAGGTTTCCACGGCGGAGCGAAAAGGCAAGGCCACATCAGAGTTAGTCTGACTCGGGTCCCCTCATTAACCAGCCAGGGTTGGTTTAGTTTCTGCCTGTCCTCCTCCTCTGACCTCTGTCTGCTCCTGTCCGCCCTGCCCACCAGGTTGACATGAGCCACTTGGGATTGCCTTCTGTTCGGAAACCTTTCCATCTGAAGCTTGAGATGCACCTGGCGTTTGTTTAAAATGCATGTACCTGCTCTGGCCagggcggctcagttggttggagcatcatcctgtacaccactgcccatcagggcacgtacctggtttTCTTCTTTGGCCCACAGTTGGGGCTCATacaagatgtttctctctctctccatctcttcctctctgaaatccataaacagaccctagctggtttggctcagtggatagagcgttggcctgcagacggaagggtcccaggttcgatcccggtcaaggccatgtaccttggttgcgggcgcatccccagtggggggggggggggtgtgcaggaggcagctgattgatgtttctaactctctatccctctcccttcctctctgtgaaaaatcaataaaatatattttaaaatcaatagacatatcctcgggggaggatttaaaaaaaaatgaaccactCTGAAATGAAATGCAGGAACCCAGGTGGGGAAGGGAGCCCAGAAATCAGCATTCTAAAAATCCCCACCCGATGCCAGCCTACAAAGACCACCTTGACTCCTGAGCTTGGCCTTgaaccaccctcccccacccgctcCCCTCCGAAAGCCACTCCTTCAAGCAAGTTGGGTTTCTCACTGCTCTCAGCCACCTCTTACACTTCCCCCGCTCTGTCTTTGTGCAGACTCGGGTCCCTGGTTTTGAATACCTTACAAAGCTTCTGTGTCACCCCAGGCCCTACCTACGGCTCCTTACACTGAACTGGAAAACCGATTAACTGTACCTGTCACTTGGCGATTAGTTACGTGCTGCCTTATGATGTCTTCCGTATCTTTGTTTTGCAGTATTTAAGTTTTGTTTATGTCTGACTTTTCAACCAGACTATAAACTCACAGAAGGGGAGACCATGCCCAGtccccccctctcttttt is a window encoding:
- the CREG1 gene encoding protein CREG1 — protein: MAGPVQGSARALLAALLAPALVALVALLVAPARGRGGRDHGDWDAAGLMPPLPPREDAARVARFVTHVCDWGALATISTQEAVRGWAFADVLSLSDGPPGAGSGVPYFYLSPMQQLVGNLQENPYATLTMSLAQTNFCRKHGFDPQSPLCAHIILSGTVTKVNETEMDIAKQSLFIRHPEMKDWPSSHNWFFAKLNITNIWLLDYFGGPKIVTPEEYYNATFQ